A DNA window from bacterium contains the following coding sequences:
- a CDS encoding penicillin-binding protein activator LpoB: MKRILTFAFALTLVTGMVFLSSCSKKVTRIETTETKDLSGRWNDTDSRNVSEEVIKDVTNHPWLPQFVTRKSKNPTIIVGTIRNISTEHIATGTFVKDIERAFINSGRVTVVASALERGEMRDERNEMQENADPETIKKFGREKGADYILSGEINAIEDREGKNSVMFYQVDLQLTDLETNAKVWIGGTKIKKFIERNKFKI; this comes from the coding sequence ATGAAACGCATTTTAACATTCGCATTCGCTTTAACCCTTGTCACTGGAATGGTTTTCCTTTCCAGTTGCAGCAAGAAAGTCACCCGGATCGAAACCACCGAGACGAAAGATTTATCGGGACGCTGGAACGATACCGACAGCCGGAATGTGAGCGAAGAAGTCATCAAAGACGTCACCAATCATCCATGGCTGCCGCAATTCGTCACCCGTAAATCGAAGAATCCAACGATAATCGTGGGAACGATTCGTAATATCTCGACCGAACACATCGCAACCGGAACCTTTGTGAAGGACATCGAGCGGGCATTCATCAATAGCGGTCGGGTCACCGTTGTCGCCTCCGCGCTGGAACGCGGCGAAATGCGCGACGAACGCAATGAAATGCAGGAAAACGCCGATCCCGAAACCATCAAGAAGTTTGGTCGTGAAAAGGGCGCCGACTATATCCTCTCCGGCGAAATCAATGCGATTGAAGACCGCGAAGGGAAGAATTCGGTGATGTTCTATCAAGTCGATTTACAGCTCACCGACCTCGAAACCAATGCCAAAGTTTGGATTGGCGGCACCAAGATTAAGAAATTCATCGAGCGCAACAAGTTTAAGATTTAA